ATAGCCTATTAAATATGATATCTTTTATAGCCTATTAAATGTCATCTTTTATAGCCTATTAAATATGATATCTTTTATAgctatatcttaattttttcaacagcTTTAGTTTAAGTTCACAATAAAATCAATTGTTGCCTTGTATCTATATAATTCTTATTGCAAgctctttatattattatttactgttGTTAATTAAAAGCATTCCTCTTTCAACTGTTGTAATTTTTcttgttcatttttttcattaatttttttttaataaacctcATAAACTTTTGTCACCATTTGTGATGTCATTGAAATCAATGAACCTTGCAATTTAGATAAACTATAATTATCATTTCatcaaattattattctttttaaataaagctattCTGTTTTACAAATATGcgttaaaaaaaatccaaatatatttgtaaacttaGATACCAACCTCAAATTACTTtgaatgaaaacaaaaaatgtttttattcaaagtaaTTTGAGGTTGAAAAGAAAAGTCTAaagtcatatttaaaaaaatggaattttgTGGTTTCAATGCTTTTAGCTGAAATTAACCATATgcttttaaaaccaaaaaaaatttaaagaatggtaaaaaatggtaaaatcttCCATTCAAAGGCAAAAAGAAAGTTGGCtaagttcaattatttttatatcaatatgcATAACAACCTGACAAtgacattttagaaaattatctGTTGACAAAATGTAGTTAAGTTCAATTAAAGACGTTAATGATGTACATTTGTTTACtgtaagaaaaactttttaaatattcatgtttgtataaaaattgttgtttttattttaggaatGACACGTGATGATTTATTCAATACTAATGCATCTATTGCAATGAAGCTAGTTGATGCATGTGCaaggttgttttttaataattttgaaatttaaacattaaaacattagaacattaaaaaaaaacacttaaaaaattttattatattatataatcatgtttttttaatagaaattgcCCTAATGCAATCATTGGTATAATAACCAATCCTGTAAGaaatcatatatttttgtattatttattttttataaatatttttaaattactaaatattaattaataaatcttaaataatttttttttaaaggtcaaTTCTACAGTTCCTATTGCAGCAGAGGTTTATAAAAAGCATGGAGTCTTTAATCCAAATAAGTaagcattttcaaattttattgttttagttaaagaattcattaaaaagttgatttattttttagacaacaCTTTTTAATAGTGATTTTTTATATCAGCACTCTGATACCTCCAACTATCGCCCAATCAGTATTCTTTCTAttattagcaatatttttaagtctttaaaaatacaaatttctaATATCTCATCTTGAGTCTACTTAACTTACTTTCTGACAATAAATACAGATTTCAAGCTATATTtttagttccatcaaccaaaactaaTTCTTACTTAACTCCTCATTCATCAAAGTTGTATTATTTTGCTGTATTTGAAACTCCTAACTTAAATAGTGGGTGGtggcagccttgttgaaagtaaAACTGCAGTGGTTAACacttgaataacttttttttttttttttttcacacaattgtttttgaaatttttttttttttgtaaatcacaaaacacaaatttaatcttacaaaaaaatgtaaacgtTTTTCATTAGTTACATGTCctaattttttgatgaattttgtaatgaatcttaaatcttaaaaaaaaatttaaaactgaactaaattattttgcttaagtttttacggccttaaaacaatgttttccCAACCAATAATATACTTCCTGTGTTTCTTGTTATTTGAACTGTCAAGGAAAACATATAGAAATCAttgaaataaatacatatagaaatcattatttatcaaaatattacttTCTCATTATAAATGTTTGGGTCACAATTTCTGCTGATCAAATGtgattaatcaaaatttttgaagatcaaaatatttttttttttttaaatagccaagcatttttttttattattttatttattttttgtcagcAACCATTTATGATTCAAGGTGATTTccatcatataaaatattttaaaatattaaatacaaatagatTTCATCATATATAATAGTTACAAGACCGGAGAAcctgaagaagaaaaaaatcttatcatCAGTGACCTTTAAAACATTAGTTGCTGGACTGGTTGTTATTTTGAACCCTATGCCAATGAAGTTGAATAACCATTTGTACCTTTTACCACTTCAGATACCACACAAGTAATCCTTTCACTTTTCCTACTACCTAATAAGGGTGAAAGCAATCGAatgataaaagtatataaataaaaatttaataatgtattcACATTGTCGAATACAACGAATGGagaaaggtttttttaatatgctgAACTAGGGCATTACTAGGTTTTCTAGACATTAGTAGACGTTCTTACACATATTTAgacattttaactttctttcAAGATCAAAAATATTACAGAATTTTCTATTTAGGTTATACTGGATTACCTGTAAATTTGTAACTTATATAGATTATGTTTTAGTCAAAAAGTGATACTGGCTAAAAGCATGTTTGTGCACGCGCAAAGTTAAAATTGTATCTCATAATAAAtcataatgttaaaaaaaaagagtttctaAAAAACAGTTGAACCTAATTTCCTAAATccaatgaaacatttaaaactttcacCAACAGTAGTAATAacaaattaagtaattttttgaaataaaagaaaattaataatggacagaataataaatttaaagcatCTTTAGATCGTACCATAATAAGGATTTTGTAGAATAGTATTTCCGTagcattacaaaatttttaaaagtgaacaCAGTAGAAAAAGTAATAACGGAAAAAGTGGTTTATTAAattggtctttttttttaaaggttgttTGGAGTTTCTACACTAGATGTTGTACGTGCAAATACATttgttgctgaaaaaaaaaaacttgatgtttcTAAGACCAGTGTTCCTGTCATAGGAGGCCACTCAGGGGTTACTATTTTACCACTACTTTCTCAAGTCACTCCAAAAGTTTCATTTACTAATGAAGAGGTGATTGCCCTAACTACCAGAATTCAAAATGCTGGTACTGAAGTAGTTGAGGCTAAAGCTGGTGCTGtaagtttttgaaattgtataattaataggctagaaattttaaattttgcctttgtttttatagtttaatatatTCTATGTGTTTGTAATAATAGGTTGTAAAATAATGCGAAATATATTGGAAAATATACCAAGAGTAtagaaaaatatgtaaaacttgtgtaaataaaaataaaaagaatataaaaaataggtaGACAgactttttataacttaataatagGGCTCTGCTACTTTATCTATGGCTTATGCTGGTGCTCGTTTTGCTTTTTCTATTCTTGAAGCAATGAATGGTGCAAAGGGTGTGGTAGAGTGTGCTTATGTTGCATCCACTGTTACAGAAGCTTCCTTCTTTGCTACTCCGTTATTGCTTGGTGtaagctgtttttattatatttttgttttaagatttctatcatttaactttcttatttttatttataaataatttttgtttttaatagtggGTCtgtaaatagttataataatattaaatagttttacactcacaaatttatttatttagcccGAGggtgctgaaaaaaatttaggtattGGTGAAATTTCAGAGTTTGAGCAAAAGAAATTAGTTGaggtaaaaatagttttatattagttaattaaacaTGTGCCGTATACatagaataacttttatttatttttttcatttatagcTTTTGCCAGAACtgaaaaaagatattgcaaagGGGGTCCAGTTTGCAAAAGCTAACCTTTAAAATTGATTTGGTTACATTGAGTGgtgatataatttaaaatatttaaacaagtgtttaatatcttttaaaaactttttttgtcagAAGTTTTCTGtagaaaagatattttaaaaatgtatttttcgaaattatttttcaaataaacaaaatcaataaacttACATAAcagttgtattatttttttgttagtcCACTACcaaacaaaagacttttataGTCATTTGTTTCCACCAAGtagaattaacatttttttgataactcaGTGATTTAATTTCTTccttttgatgtttttttctaattcctttttcacacacacacacacacacacacaaaaaatcCTTATGATTTATAGGTTTTTTTGAGGTATTATTTGTTTTGCTTATTAACTGATATCATTATtggtataaaattaaattttaattttattggttgCGTCTTTCAGTTGGTTGTATTCATTGAGTATTAAatgcatttaatttttgaatgcaaGTAATATTGAATGCAtcaaaattgaattatttttttaatttcagttgcATCAAAACTATTAGTTGTATTTAAGTTTTcagtttattatgaaaattgttcagttaataaagttatattaacATACATAAAGTCATGGTtacataaaatctttcagttaatATTATAAATGGAAAAAGATAGCAATGAAGAAGCTGATAGTGATGAAGAAATTTTGAACTATGgcagcaaaaaattgctgactttTTTACATAATGAGGTTGTGATGAATTTTTCCTCATCAGAAGATGATGATGTATCTAGAACTTCAGAAGATGAATCAGAACAGAGTTTAGATTCTAGCCTTTTTAATGACACTAGCCTtgtaaatgatgaaaaaaattccATCAGGTATACTTTTGGTAgtttttcagcatttttttaacttataatatcATCATTGTTGTTCTGTGTTGACCTAAAATGTTTTGTAGATATAGAAAAGCAAATTGATGCTAATAGCATCATTTTTACTTGCAAGGAAAATGTTAGTGAGACAAGAACACTGTAATATGATGTTCATGAAGGTTCAGTGAtggtaaaataacatttaaataatgtgATACTTGATAACCACTGTGGAgaatattaaatagaaaatactGTTTAGccaattaaataaaacaaaagtaaattcggtcaaattaataaaactaaatttggtcaattaaataaaacaaaagtgcTTGTGGCACTTAAacagtaaaaactttaaactaaatgATCGTGCCCTTAAAACACcattttatagagttttttctgttttgaatgaaaatgtaatagttttaaatttagttgttgaATTTATTATGtggtaaaacttaaaataatctttaaaaaaataactctgtTCTCTGCAGAAAAGGTGGATGTTTGAGCTCTGCAGATAACGTTTGCTAATTCACTAACTTTTATCTGGACTTAATTAGCTAATagaattaatagtttttaaccAGAATAGttgtattattgttataaaaaaaaagaaatttaccACATGCAATATCTGAAAAGAAccatagaaaaaaaagtgttaaaaaaatattttttttaatttttacattttagattCAATTCAGTACTTTCACCATCACCCCCTCCACCTCCTCTTAAACATGCTAGACTTGATGTACTGGAAAGGTAAACTTATAATAGAaatattattcatattatttttaaatctttttcaaataagcAAGTTATTAAATAGTTCAGAAGTCTTACAACGGTTAAGAAAAGAATGTGTCGTGCCTTCCTCACCAGATGACCAAATCTGGGAAAAAAAGTCTGAAGAATTATGTCAAATTAAAGTTTGTCTTCATGGtgaagtaaaaaagttttttattaaaaaggtaaattgttttaaattataaacttgtagaataattaataataataataataaagaataataatacttgttttaaattattgtagAATAAAGTAAGAGCCagattattatataattttttttttagttagtaaaAAGCATTCCAATTGCTAGCTCTAAAGACGATTGCAGTGAAGGGGTTCCAAATCCTagctaaatttttaattgtaattaagttaaaataggTAACTAAGTATGTTAAAATCTAACAAGAAATATCTTTATTGTAACAAAAGTTATGCCCTAAAATATTGTTAGCAAAATTTTTGCTTGAAAtcataatgattaaaaaattaaggtgCTGTTcaggtaatattttttgtattagcAAGGCAGCCATGCAGCGTATTTACTTACTGCTGAAAAGTCTGCTAGTGTTTTATAATAATCGAAATGGCAACttgaaaaatgaacttttaaacagataaacaaaattttgtaaaaaataatcacaatatgaaaaactacaactttttaaatatgttatgcTTACCATCAACATCATGCTTCAATGTACaagtcacatttttttttttttttgttttttttttaacatcttcgcttccaacaaggctgcaagcagcCACTAAtttaagttggaagttactgaaagaaaaaagatgaagattgtagagcaagataacgattgacggACGACTTAAaggattgcaaattatatgaatcaggaaagcaagatgaaggaagcgaattccaaagagctgatgttcgaggaaaaaaactagacaaataagcgtttttggagcacttaggaacagtcacagaaaaaggatgacacttaattgaatgacaaggaacacgagaatgaattttagtaggtggcacaagagacgctagctctttagagcagtgcccattatatgataatggttggaggttggctgcaagagtgTACAAGtaagtttaaatgtttataactaAATTGATCAAAGTtatgaaaatcataaaacatatttattaagtGGTTCAACAACAACTAGCCTTTAATCTTCACTGCATTGCATCACAGGAGTCTTTCTTAAGTAGTTCACAGTATTCCAACATACATACAGTAGAATTAtagaaagttgattttttacAGTGATATTTCATGGTTACTtagtatttattcaaattaCAGAGGTTTTCAAATTAAGGAGATTTTAATTAGAGAGAttgtactttatatatattggCAATTTCGTTAGAGTGGCGGTCATAACACTTGGCACTctttaagcttttaaaaatgaacCGAAAATGGAAAAGACTTGAAACTTTCCATAAAtgtgaaatattatataatttagtatgtaaaagttaaagcaCCAATATCttcaacatttttcaaaaactctaaGTAGTGTGAGGGTCGTAACACTTACTTCTTACcacttttgaacaaaataacTTTGTCAGACTTAATGCAGTGaacagcataataaaaaaataatttggtgTGTGTATTCAGCacatattgatattattatatgctgagtttttacttgaagttttacaagcattttatgtttgtttttttgtcatgactgtcataacaaaaaaaaatccaataccttaaaacaacaaataaaataaagcaattgaACCTGTCATTTCGAAAAGGACATAAGTCCAAAACTTTTAGCAGTTATTAGCAACCATGTATATTATGTTAAAGAATTTACTATAACGTTATCAAAGTTCTTAATTATGGATATAGGATATGATTTTTAACGCTACACAATATGATTGTAAATAAGTGTCAACGTATgtttatacaactttaaaaccatGCTATAgtatgataaaatgatttttttaaataacttttttgcttaaaagtaccttttaatagttaaaaaaaagaattgatgaGTTTAGTATgtgtttttatgacttttttttcttttctttctttcctcttTCTTGTGAAATTGCCcattgtgtgtgtatgtatatatatatatcgttatGGCTagttaaactcaaaaaaataaaatgtttatttgtttattttatatagagtTATTTGGTACGaaagtaaataagttaattatacACTTACTCAAatcaagtaacaaaaaaaaagggtttaatttttttgcaagaaatgatcaaaaaaatatttttttaaaagaaactacaataatggtaaaaatttagtgaaaactTTTGTCTGTCCAGACATAaccaaaaaagataaaaagtatttgACAACATTTCTTAAAAGGAGTATCAGTTGCTACAAAATGTAGCAACTGATACTTAAATATACTGATAATAAAACTGATAATaactgataataaaaataactgataataaaaataaaaggcaATTATTATAATtgccttttatttttattactttgataaaaaaaattgtatttatgttTGAAGTTCAAAATTGGGCTATTTGAACTCGAATGTTGTTGTAGCAGcttatatttgaaaatgattaaatttgttTCCATTAACATTAAACCCCAAAGTGTAATAGTATATTTAAAAGGGGTTGATATATCTGTTATTTTAaccatgtttttaatatttgttaggTTATAAAATGTATACCTAAACAATGATGATGGTTGGTTAAAGCTATTGCTATACATCTTTTTGCGTATACTTAGTGCTTTTATAACTGGTTCTACCAGAATAGCTTGCGggtatgaataaaaattaggaTCTTGAGCTAAGACTATACCGGTCAAAACTTAGAGAAAGCCTGTATTAATATTGAACGTGGAGTTATGAGTCAATGATTTGCTGAAGAACAATTTAGAATCTGTTGTTCCAGCATTAAGAAAGCTCTTCAAAGATGATGCCTTACTATCACAAAGAAACATGGAGGGCACCCAGCTGTCTTCACGCCTGAAGAACAATCATTTTGTGATCTCTTGAATAAAGTTTCGACTTTTGGCTACCCACTGACCTCATTTGATCTTCGAATTATTGTGAAATCCTATCAAGATAGATTAGAGAGTGATGTTCAATGTTTCAATGAAAATCCCCCAGGTGTCGAATGGGTAAAAGCCTTTATTAGAAGACATCATCAGTTATCTGAGAGATTTGCCGGAAACCTCAAACGGGTCAGGGCTGCAATAGCATAACAGTCACAATACTTTGATAATTTAGATAATGAAACAGAAAATGTACCAGCAGAAAACATTTGGAATTTAGACAAAGCCAATTTAACAGATGACCCTGGGGGAAAAAAATGAGGAAAATACCCTGAAAGAACTATCAATAGATCCAAATCAGCAATTTTGCTTATGTACTGTGGTAATGCAGCTGGAGAATTGCTGGCTCATGAGATCTACAAGGCCGAGTCTCTTTGGACCACATGGACAGAAGGTGGCCCATCTTGCTCCAAAAGTGGGTGGTTCGAGAATAACTCATCACCTTGTACTAAGTATGCTCGACATAAGTATAACAGATCTTATTGTACTTTAACATTATTTGCAgtgttaatttgtttaaaccGATTTtctttgtatagtttttttgtgatattcaataaaaaaatctgaaaaaacatactttttacaCTATGGGTTCAAGTAGGGGCTACTTGGACTACTTGAACCCAAACTtaacctcccccccccccaaaaaaaaaagggggggggACTGAAGTCcacccaaatatttttttctctgcaATCATCATTACTAATTCAGAAGTCCATGAATTAGCaacaacaagttttttttacattgacaTAAATATGAGAGAGAACATCAAACATGTATCAAATTTGGGTCCAAGTAGCCTCATATGACagtatatataatgtttaaacCAACAGATATGGTTTTActgataaaatagttttaaaagtttttttaaacacagtTAGAAAGTATCATTTTACAAGTGTAGCAGTCTATTAAATGTGTCTGAGCATGTCGTCAGAATAaaattcttgatattttttgagttgctataatttatcatttaaattaaaaatgcattatgacttttttgtttatgtacGCAAATAGTTTACATGttattaacaattttcataGCTATTTTTTGtggtttatttagtttttattttaatagttttttaatatttaatagttattttaattttgataaggGTATAAAATAAGAGAGGGCCGACGTGCAGAGAAATGTGGTAATCGAACTCTGAACTTTTTCTTTACCAGGCAaatgctctaccactacaccactaccacatgtACACTTCAAGTTAACAAGTtcattaaataaagtatatttgtaGAAATACCTTCAACTTAAAtgtatagttattttttgagcatagaaataaaataaaatcttgcTGAATtccctttttttgttttaagttttaaaatgtcattttctATTTACTAAAatctaaatgaaataaatttatttataaaaatgtaatttcgattcatttgagacccaatatgacattttgaaaattcttttgaaaaagaaaatttttgatattattagggacctgtttgatatttttacctttctttttaaagatcaatcttttaaacaaacaaagaaGTCAAGTTCATTATGTATTAAAACTCTTAGGAATAAAATGCGTTTGAATAAATTACCAAGTCTGTAGATTGAGGCGTATATTATGAAGACTATTTGGCCTATCACAAAATGGAGAAGGCAAGCTTTggctaaaacaaaaagttagtttttcttgttatgcatttatttttttgttttaatccaaaaaatttatcctaagctttttttttcttatcattttctttaatatgaacatgTCTCAACAGTTTGGAATTCCTGTAAGGGTTTTGTGacacccctaaaaataatttttattcaaaaatttttaatctggtaacaataaaaaatccagtattattttattatatagaacaatTTTAGTGTTCATTTAGTGTAAGGGTGTCagcagacattttcaaaaaaagttgttttaagcttaatatatattgaaaatacaacttggtaataaaaaaaatattgaagttgaTCTAAATGATTTGTTGTTgccaatttttaactaaatttatttaactaaactctttaaattgaatctttgaattgaataaataatgtctgattataattaattatatctGATATCTGATATCTAAATAATATCTGCTCTAagtagttttttcaaaacaaacaaaacaaaaatattttttcaaaacagtgTGACAATACTTGCCTTAGTGGCGATGGTCAATCATATATTCAAGAACATTCATCCATTTGAACATTAGCTCTtaatagatatttttctaaaatatagcaaaaaattctttagtaaattattaaaataaagctaaTACTTATCTTAAAACTCAACAAAAGATATTGTTGATGCTTAAAATAATGTTATGCTTGAAAATGACAATGAAATCTCAGACTTGAATGTGACTTCAATAATATGATAGTTGGCTCAGATAACCTCCTCTGAATCAGATGGTGATGACATTATAAACAAATCAGTTGCTAAAATTGTTCAAAGagatgtgttttatttttattctgttGTTAATCCAATTAATTGTGACAAATGACTGCAGAATAGTCTAAAGTTAATGATATTTgacaaactatatttttatacttggTATGTCCCACTAATTATTTCTTAGTTTTAGatagaaaagttttttgtgaTGCAGCTACTGTTAATATCTGGAATGCAATTAAGTTGAAACATCTGTTATAACATGTAAACTTATccttataaatttctttatattaaaacacaatatttctaagGGGTTATTTATACCCTTGTTATTAGAATAACGATATACATATGTGTCTTGGCAAGGCTAGTCGCTTTTTAACCAGCTTCATGACACTTTAATGATCCAAAAGTCCCAACTGGCATTTGTGAGCATTGCTACTCCAGCCTTAGGAGGCTTGAGGAAGGGAAGCTTTAACCCAACTACAGCTGTTTGACTTATCTAATATCAAAGTCCGTCCTGTTACAAAAGATTGAGTTTGTGATTGAGGAAGGGAAGCTTTAACCCAACTACAGCTGTTTGACAGCTGTAGGTGGGTTAAAGCTTCTAAACTATTATGAGAAAAACCTTTTTCCCAGGTTTTTCtcataatagtaattaaaaaagcaatttcaatttttttaaatatttttggtacAGATAACtcatatattcttttttaaactaaaaaaagctccaatttttttaattttcttcctAAAACAACTTAGTTAACACAATCTATCGAAATTTGTAAATggataaaagtaaaagttataaaaaattaagttttattgctCTAGAGTTTATATATCgcagtttttttaatgcaattttattatGCAATTATGGATTCTCGATGTCAGATTAGAGATTTGACACCCGACTCTAAAGTTATTGTACACCAAAAATAAGGGTTTAGtgacctatatatatatatatattatttttattttttttttaacagaatgagccatttttaaagataattgaaCAGATAGCTAAACAAGAAAAAGTACCGATAACATGtgttgttttaaacaataagCTCACCACCATTGATGTTAATGATTCAGTTCAAAAACTGAACATCACAATATGTGATATTATTGGTAAgtgtcgatttttttttttttttttgtctaatgttattcacctccccaagccCCAAAGGACCATTATAGTCCAGGAGGTTACTTTGTTATGGTTACAACCATCTTTTAACTCCTTAACTCCAAAACTCGAGATAATAACTGTattcatatttaataatttaatcatttaatttaatggaaattattatttagttaaatattaagttatttacaaattatttacattttctttctAGAGTGTCAATAAGAACCTTAGATTTACCATTTTTCTaccattatttgttttttttttgacaggTAGAGGTTTTGGAAATGGTGATTTTAAtgttgtcaaaatatatatatatatatatatatattttgacaacattaaaatcaccatttatatatatatatatatatattaggccttGTTACGAGATTTCGCTGCGTAGCGAAAACGCGTAACGCATTTTTAAGTAACTCAACTCagcaaatatattttgcatcGTTAGAAGTTATATTGCGTCACTAGCGTCTTTACAAGTACCGCattgtaattaaagttattttattaacgcgttaaaaatcatacaaaaagttttttttttctcactataacaaaagttacaaataaaatcaaagttcttattaaaaaaatcatttttattatttttttcaaatataaactaaattttattttgaaaaaagtatttttttcatgaaacgtaaaatatttgtttattttcttatgattttaCATTTGGTTTTTGGTTATCTTAtcaattgttaataaattttttcttatttaatttgtgaactctttttaaataatgtttttaaaaaatagagtttttttttgttatttatcagTTACCGATAACATATTCGTgatcataatttattttcataaattaaatgaacGTCATTAAAACTTTACGTTATTGaattaacaataaacaaaatatgttattaataaaatttttacatcaaaataaatcgtgtatttttttaactattatgactaaaaataatttttatatttaaaaggaatttatatatttaattcctTAAGATAAAacttaaacactttattttttttaactaatttttaattaaaaaaaaaaaaaatgaaacaaactgtttctttaacaaaaaaatctattagtttacaattgcggttaaatgcttttacttacgaCTTTATTTCTTCTGAATAAACGTCACATTAACGATAatcaaaagataatttaaatattctaaaagatatAAGTTTTTGCGTAGCGCAAAACTGCTGAGCGTGTGGGCAAATCGCCTTTTCGCAAGCAAAATGCGAGCTGCGtaacgcttcttaacaaggcctgatatatatatatatatatatatatatatatatatatatatatatatatatatatatatatatatatatatatatatatatatatatatatatattagtagaaaatcacttaacaaaaattttttccatttaacactg
Above is a window of Hydra vulgaris chromosome 10, alternate assembly HydraT2T_AEP DNA encoding:
- the LOC100210170 gene encoding malate dehydrogenase, mitochondrial, whose product is MLSNVMKSSSRLVYCNVRNFTSSGQLNKKVAVLGAAGGIGQPLSLLLKHSPMISQLSLYDLAPYTPGVACDLSHVETLSEVKAYLGPEKLDECLKGCDLVLIPAGLPRKPGMTRDDLFNTNASIAMKLVDACARNCPNAIIGIITNPVNSTVPIAAEVYKKHGVFNPNKLFGVSTLDVVRANTFVAEKKKLDVSKTSVPVIGGHSGVTILPLLSQVTPKVSFTNEEVIALTTRIQNAGTEVVEAKAGAGSATLSMAYAGARFAFSILEAMNGAKGVVECAYVASTVTEASFFATPLLLGPEGAEKNLGIGEISEFEQKKLVELLPELKKDIAKGVQFAKANL
- the LOC101240416 gene encoding NFATC2-interacting protein isoform X2, whose protein sequence is MEKDSNEEADSDEEILNYGSKKLLTFLHNEVVMNFSSSEDDDVSRTSEDESEQSLDSSLFNDTSLVNDEKNSIRFNSVLSPSPPPPPLKHARLDVLESSEVLQRLRKECVVPSSPDDQIWEKKSEELCQIKVCLHGEVKKFFIKKNEPFLKIIEQIAKQEKVPITCVVLNNKLTTIDVNDSVQKLNITICDIIECMIYENNEELDKITISIQAESDTKRKSKTDFKISPIEKLSDVLSIYCESNHVNIKTASFTFDGDRIDPDKTAIDIGIEDGDVIDAIFN